A single genomic interval of Portunus trituberculatus isolate SZX2019 chromosome 41, ASM1759143v1, whole genome shotgun sequence harbors:
- the LOC123516606 gene encoding uncharacterized protein LOC123516606 isoform X1 yields MMDNSPVEVWRRLMLCIMTVIVMGQMFTDIMVAKGEFVHKNFTESVGDSGPSLGLRGEDTTHETEGAEVRCQCNLPRCVTLGYMCKSLLGACFTNNTPAPTHAYTGNHKLHHPSAPMHGCVELLPENRHAECIRKGGVKPPQGVLALTPTPSMPPQPDPALTCCRHDMCNFQDIDKYIQMDGDGHTDMKIRDSELETLWFRAATIAVPIAGGFILIVLVLLATKMLAKENKRQRMAQQVLGEHYLKAALYPGGSSAALTHSSICCHPPLTKGALLSDISIRNTSEEKNPNYRHPGGHIYNIEEIKPLNVICQDDQWDQRQAESPPCLELYARLL; encoded by the exons ATGATGGATAACTCGCCGGTTGAAGTGTGGCGGAGGCTTATGCTGTGCATTATGACGGTCATTGTGATGGGCCAAATGTTCACAGACATAATGGTTGCTAAGGGAGAATTTGTGCATAAAAACTTCACGGAGAGTGTTGGTGATAGTGGCCCATCGCTTGGTCTGCGGGGAGAGGATACCACACATGAGACTGAAG GGGCTGAGGTGCGGTGCCAGTGTAACCTCCCGCGGTGCGTCACGCTGGGCTACATGTGCAAGAGTCTGCTGGGCGCCTGCTTTACCAATAACACGCCTGCGCCCACCCACGCCTACACCGGCAACCACAAGCTTCATCATCCCTCGGCGCCCATGCACGGTTGCGTCGAGCTCCTGCCAGa GAACAGGCATGCCGAGTGTATAAGAAAAGGGGGAGTGAAGCCGCCCCAGGGAGTCCTCGCCCTGACCCCCACCCCATCCATGCCACCACAGCCAGACCCCGCCCTCACCTGCTGCCGCCACGACATGTGCAACTTCCAAGATATTGACAAGTACATACAGATGGACGGGGATGGCCACACTG ATATGAAAATACGAGATTCAGAATTAGAAACATTGTGGTTCCgagcagcaacaatagcagtGCCCATTGCTGGGGGCTTCATACTGATtgtgctggtgctgttggctACCAAGATGCTTGccaaggagaataaaagacaaaggaTGGCACAG CAGGTGCTGGGGGAGCATTACTTAAAGGCTGCCTTGTACCCTGGGGGAAGTTCAGCAGCTCTCACTCACTCGTCAATCTGCTGCCACCCACCACTTACTAAAGGTGCCCTCCTGAGTGATATAAGTATAAGAAATACctctgaagaaaaaaatcccAACTACAGACACCCTGGTGGGCACATCTATAACATTGAGGAGATCAAGCCTTTGAATGTTATCTGtcaagatgaccagtgggaccAAAGACAGGCAGAATCTCCACCCTGTCTTGAACTGTATGCTAGACTTCTCTAA
- the LOC123516606 gene encoding uncharacterized protein LOC123516606 isoform X2 → MMDNSPVEVWRRLMLCIMTVIVMGQMFTDIMVAKGEFVHKNFTESVGDSGPSLGLRGEDTTHETEGAEVRCQCNLPRCVTLGYMCKSLLGACFTNNTPAPTHAYTGNHKLHHPSAPMHGCVELLPENRHAECIRKGGVKPPQGVLALTPTPSMPPQPDPALTCCRHDMCNFQDIDKYIQMDGDGHTDMKIRDSELETLWFRAATIAVPIAGGFILIVLVLLATKMLAKENKRQRMAQVLGEHYLKAALYPGGSSAALTHSSICCHPPLTKGALLSDISIRNTSEEKNPNYRHPGGHIYNIEEIKPLNVICQDDQWDQRQAESPPCLELYARLL, encoded by the exons ATGATGGATAACTCGCCGGTTGAAGTGTGGCGGAGGCTTATGCTGTGCATTATGACGGTCATTGTGATGGGCCAAATGTTCACAGACATAATGGTTGCTAAGGGAGAATTTGTGCATAAAAACTTCACGGAGAGTGTTGGTGATAGTGGCCCATCGCTTGGTCTGCGGGGAGAGGATACCACACATGAGACTGAAG GGGCTGAGGTGCGGTGCCAGTGTAACCTCCCGCGGTGCGTCACGCTGGGCTACATGTGCAAGAGTCTGCTGGGCGCCTGCTTTACCAATAACACGCCTGCGCCCACCCACGCCTACACCGGCAACCACAAGCTTCATCATCCCTCGGCGCCCATGCACGGTTGCGTCGAGCTCCTGCCAGa GAACAGGCATGCCGAGTGTATAAGAAAAGGGGGAGTGAAGCCGCCCCAGGGAGTCCTCGCCCTGACCCCCACCCCATCCATGCCACCACAGCCAGACCCCGCCCTCACCTGCTGCCGCCACGACATGTGCAACTTCCAAGATATTGACAAGTACATACAGATGGACGGGGATGGCCACACTG ATATGAAAATACGAGATTCAGAATTAGAAACATTGTGGTTCCgagcagcaacaatagcagtGCCCATTGCTGGGGGCTTCATACTGATtgtgctggtgctgttggctACCAAGATGCTTGccaaggagaataaaagacaaaggaTGGCACAG GTGCTGGGGGAGCATTACTTAAAGGCTGCCTTGTACCCTGGGGGAAGTTCAGCAGCTCTCACTCACTCGTCAATCTGCTGCCACCCACCACTTACTAAAGGTGCCCTCCTGAGTGATATAAGTATAAGAAATACctctgaagaaaaaaatcccAACTACAGACACCCTGGTGGGCACATCTATAACATTGAGGAGATCAAGCCTTTGAATGTTATCTGtcaagatgaccagtgggaccAAAGACAGGCAGAATCTCCACCCTGTCTTGAACTGTATGCTAGACTTCTCTAA